Proteins from a genomic interval of Nitrospirota bacterium:
- a CDS encoding (Fe-S)-binding protein, which yields MNELQYYKELSRCVRCGACKAICPTYLEDLDEAMGTRGRLALLKALRDGRLRATSVMANMVFSCILCGACKGLCPTGVDILEVIYHGRAKLKGAFRRGYFLTAITKLSVSRMDYIFSILRNFQKVIYPVLYRSGMMRYVPEIAQHPFKERVQVYKVGTTRFREGRTVGRVAIFAGCSVNYFYPTLGEALLRVLLKKGYEVIVLKGEVCCGAPMRALGLEEDAATLAKKNVELFGKMRSEAILTMCPTCAMTIKNEYPIMIGDSIDRVMDINQFFVEKGIAEGLKVEKRIAAYHDPCHLRYGLGIKEEPRALLRNIKGLELIEMEDSECCGFGGLFNMSFKNLSRRIGHRKLRAFTNTGANTFITSCPGCMMQLEDIKRSPGKSGAAPANVRIMHIVELVDEALRE from the coding sequence GTGAACGAACTTCAATACTATAAAGAACTGTCAAGGTGTGTCAGGTGTGGGGCATGCAAAGCCATTTGCCCAACATATCTCGAAGACCTTGATGAGGCAATGGGCACAAGGGGAAGGCTTGCACTGCTTAAAGCCCTGAGAGATGGAAGACTCAGGGCAACGAGTGTAATGGCAAATATGGTCTTTAGCTGCATCCTCTGCGGGGCATGTAAGGGTCTCTGCCCGACCGGTGTAGACATACTTGAAGTCATCTATCATGGAAGGGCCAAGCTAAAAGGTGCATTCCGGAGGGGTTATTTTCTTACTGCTATTACAAAACTTTCGGTCTCGAGAATGGACTATATTTTTTCTATTCTGAGGAACTTTCAGAAGGTCATTTACCCTGTCCTTTACCGAAGCGGTATGATGCGATATGTACCGGAGATAGCCCAGCATCCTTTTAAAGAAAGGGTTCAGGTTTATAAAGTCGGTACGACTCGTTTCCGAGAAGGCAGAACAGTTGGCCGCGTAGCGATTTTTGCTGGCTGCAGTGTTAATTACTTTTACCCAACACTTGGAGAGGCCCTGCTCAGAGTGCTCCTCAAAAAGGGCTATGAAGTCATTGTCCTGAAGGGTGAGGTTTGTTGTGGAGCGCCGATGAGGGCCCTCGGTCTTGAGGAAGATGCAGCCACTCTCGCAAAAAAAAATGTTGAGCTTTTTGGTAAAATGAGATCAGAAGCTATTCTTACTATGTGTCCTACCTGCGCCATGACTATCAAAAATGAATATCCAATCATGATAGGTGATAGCATTGACAGGGTTATGGATATTAACCAGTTTTTTGTAGAAAAAGGGATTGCCGAGGGACTGAAGGTAGAGAAAAGAATTGCGGCCTATCATGACCCGTGCCATCTCCGCTATGGCCTTGGAATTAAAGAAGAGCCGAGAGCCCTCCTTAGAAATATCAAAGGACTTGAACTTATTGAGATGGAAGACTCAGAATGCTGTGGCTTTGGCGGCCTTTTCAATATGAGTTTTAAGAACCTTTCCAGGAGAATTGGACACAGAAAACTCAGGGCCTTTACGAATACAGGCGCAAATACCTTTATTACATCGTGCCCTGGATGTATGATGCAGCTTGAAGATATAAAGAGATCACCTGGTAAATCCGGGGCAGCCCCCGCTAATGTGAGGATAATGCATATTGTCGAGCTGGTGGACGAGGCACTCCGTGAGTAA
- the fsa gene encoding fructose-6-phosphate aldolase produces MKFFIDTANVKEIREAWDIGVIDGVTTNPSLISKENRNPRDLLKEICGIVEGPVSAEAISLDIEGMVKEAKELSGLHRNIVVKIPMTKEGLKATKILSGLGIKTNVTLIFSPSQALLAAKAGASYVSPFVGRIDDISHYGMDIVGQIIEVLDNYDFSTEVIVASIRNPLHVVEAARMGAHIATIPFAVIEQLLRHPLTDLGIVKFLKDWEKVPKK; encoded by the coding sequence ATGAAATTTTTTATTGACACTGCCAATGTTAAAGAGATCAGAGAGGCATGGGATATCGGAGTTATTGATGGTGTTACAACGAATCCATCGCTCATATCAAAAGAAAATAGAAACCCGAGGGATTTGTTAAAGGAGATATGTGGGATAGTGGAAGGCCCGGTGAGTGCAGAGGCAATAAGCCTTGATATAGAAGGCATGGTGAAGGAGGCAAAGGAGTTGTCGGGGCTTCATCGGAATATAGTTGTAAAAATACCGATGACAAAAGAAGGACTCAAGGCAACCAAGATACTCTCAGGCCTGGGCATAAAGACAAATGTAACCCTGATATTTTCCCCGAGTCAGGCCCTCCTTGCGGCCAAGGCAGGTGCATCATATGTCAGCCCGTTTGTTGGCAGGATTGATGATATAAGCCACTACGGTATGGACATTGTCGGTCAGATTATTGAAGTCCTTGACAATTATGATTTTTCAACAGAGGTTATTGTTGCAAGCATACGAAACCCTCTGCATGTCGTTGAGGCTGCGAGAATGGGTGCCCACATTGCAACAATACCATTTGCAGTTATCGAGCAACTCTTGAGACACCCTCTTACTGACCTCGGGATTGTAAAGTTTTTGAAGGATTGGGAAAAGGTACCAAAGAAATAG
- a CDS encoding zinc ribbon domain-containing protein produces MPIFEYRCQDCGEDFEKLLYRDCPVDCPKCNSKNVKKKFSVFGMSGVEKPASSNSTCSSCSSSSCSTCR; encoded by the coding sequence ATGCCGATTTTTGAATATAGATGTCAGGATTGTGGCGAGGATTTTGAAAAACTCCTGTACAGGGATTGTCCTGTTGATTGCCCGAAATGCAATTCAAAAAATGTGAAGAAGAAATTTTCTGTTTTTGGAATGAGCGGCGTGGAGAAACCTGCCTCGTCTAACTCTACTTGTTCAAGCTGTAGCTCATCATCGTGTAGCACGTGCAGGTAG